TAAGAACATCGGCTTTGGGTTCCTATTATATGGGTTGATTTATAACccttaaaaaatgaaaagtgtaGGCTTTGAAACGTATTTTAAGAcctaggattaaaaaaaaaaaaaaaacaaaacttgaacTTACCATCCATTTCTTTCATTGCTCGAATAAAATCAGCGGGTTCTCTGAAGCTAACGAATCCAAAACCTTTACTTTTACCAGTTCGTTTATCTCGAATAACTCGAGCTTTTTGGAAAGAtggaaatttattaaatatccGTGTCAATATTTCATCGTTAACATCATTTCCTAAATCTCcacaaaatattctaaaatCGTTGTCAGGCCAATCGGCCAGTGAGGAATCCTCCCAAATCTGTCCACCAGCAACTCGAACtgtttttctatcttttttctttttttccgtTTGAAATGATTGTAGTGCTGATGAAGCACGAGCAGCTTTAATGGCTTCTTCAGCAATTGGATTCGGTCCAGATTTTTcagcttttaattttttcaacttttgagtTACATCGAATTGAATTGCATTTATGTCGATGTGAGGAGCAGCAGCAACCTGAGATATATTAACAGACTGTCGACTTTGGTAGAATTTAGGAGCACTACTTAAAACAACGGGTGTCGGATTTGCTTTGGGTTGAGCTTCAGCAGATGTTGGCACGAAA
This DNA window, taken from Episyrphus balteatus chromosome 2, idEpiBalt1.1, whole genome shotgun sequence, encodes the following:
- the LOC129909093 gene encoding RNA-binding protein 42 — encoded protein: MGEKRKAMEDEMSRFEAEISKPAVVANRNIFVPNQVRPIIGSNTYSQVQQKLNQAPVARTPAPPPMPIPPSFLSTFVPTSAEAQPKANPTPVVLSSAPKFYQSRQSVNISQVAAAPHIDINAIQFDVTQKLKKLKAEKSGPNPIAEEAIKAARASSALQSFQTEKKKKDRKTVRVAGGQIWEDSSLADWPDNDFRIFCGDLGNDVNDEILTRIFNKFPSFQKARVIRDKRTGKSKGFGFVSFREPADFIRAMKEMDGRYVGSRPIKLRKSTWRQRSLDVVKKKEKEKQTLLQSFQK